One Aquamicrobium sp. genomic region harbors:
- a CDS encoding DNA topoisomerase IB — protein sequence MRGWSASIEAAERADLLYVNDAEPGYRRRRAGKGFFYLDPAGRRLGDEGELARIGALAVPPAWTEVWICPDPAGHIQATGRDERGRKQYRYHPAWTAHRDEAKFSSLVAFARALPKLRARVDADLRKRGLPRERVVASVVRLLDNTLIRIGNDAYAQENKSFGLTTLRSRHLEANGSRLAFSFTGKSGRKWQLKLSDRRVATVVRAIQELPGQRLFQYLDEAGGRRDIRSQDVNDYIRAAIGPDFSSRHFRTWGATVSAVLSLAGTEVPGSKREQAIALNAVLDDVAGLLRNTRTVCRRCYVHPAAMEAWQEGRLGPEMEAIRRRLSRPLKGLDASESTVLRWLSGGATPARPSPR from the coding sequence ATGCGGGGTTGGAGTGCGTCGATAGAGGCGGCCGAGCGGGCCGATCTTCTTTATGTCAACGACGCCGAGCCCGGATATCGACGCCGACGCGCCGGCAAGGGCTTCTTCTATCTCGACCCGGCGGGCAGGCGCCTCGGCGACGAAGGGGAGCTCGCGCGGATCGGGGCGCTCGCCGTTCCGCCGGCGTGGACCGAGGTGTGGATATGCCCGGACCCGGCCGGCCACATCCAGGCGACCGGCCGCGACGAGCGCGGCCGCAAGCAGTATCGCTATCATCCGGCATGGACGGCCCACCGCGACGAGGCGAAATTCTCCAGCCTCGTCGCGTTCGCCCGGGCGCTGCCGAAGCTGCGCGCGCGCGTCGACGCAGACCTGCGCAAGCGGGGATTGCCGCGCGAGCGCGTCGTCGCCTCGGTGGTACGGCTGCTCGACAACACGCTGATCCGCATCGGCAACGACGCCTACGCGCAGGAGAACAAGAGCTTCGGCCTGACGACGCTGCGTTCGCGCCATCTCGAGGCCAACGGATCGCGCCTCGCCTTCTCCTTCACCGGGAAATCGGGGCGGAAATGGCAGCTGAAGCTCTCCGACCGCCGGGTCGCCACCGTCGTGCGCGCGATCCAGGAGCTGCCGGGACAGCGCCTGTTCCAGTATCTTGACGAGGCGGGCGGCCGCCGCGATATCCGCTCGCAGGACGTCAACGACTATATCCGCGCGGCGATCGGCCCGGATTTCTCGTCACGGCATTTCCGCACCTGGGGCGCGACGGTGTCGGCCGTGCTGTCGCTGGCCGGAACGGAGGTGCCCGGCTCGAAGCGCGAGCAGGCGATCGCGCTCAACGCCGTGCTCGACGATGTGGCCGGACTGTTGCGCAACACGCGCACCGTCTGCCGCCGCTGCTATGTCCATCCAGCCGCGATGGAGGCATGGCAGGAGGGGCGGCTCGGCCCGGAGATGGAAGCGATCCGGCGGCGGCTTTCCCGGCCGCTGAAAGGGCTCGATGCCTCGGAAAGCACGGTGTTGCGCTGGCTGTCCGGCGGCGCGACCCCCGCCCGCCCTTCGCCCCGATAG
- a CDS encoding sulfite exporter TauE/SafE family protein, translating to MTDALILAVAAFCAGVLNTVAGGGTFLTFPALVYTGVPVVVANATSAVAVFPGYLGGAVGFRSELAAYDRRRLVRIAAATAAGGLIGSLLLLVSSNEAFSVVVPFLLLAATLAFAFGDRMQAWAQRRRAGKPEGWAGTVLVSIYGGYFNGGLGIVLLALFSLWGMRDLNVMNGLKNGLSFILSAISVATFAVAGIVVWPQAALMMAAATVGGYAGAPLARRLPRKVVRGVVIAVGLAMSAVFFARLFA from the coding sequence ATGACCGATGCCCTGATCCTTGCCGTTGCCGCCTTCTGCGCCGGCGTCCTCAACACCGTCGCGGGTGGCGGGACGTTCCTGACCTTCCCGGCGCTCGTCTATACGGGCGTGCCCGTCGTCGTCGCCAACGCCACCAGCGCGGTCGCGGTGTTCCCCGGCTATCTCGGCGGGGCGGTCGGCTTCAGAAGCGAGCTTGCCGCCTATGACCGCAGGCGGCTTGTGCGGATCGCCGCGGCGACGGCGGCGGGCGGGCTGATCGGCTCGCTGCTTCTCCTCGTGTCGTCGAACGAAGCGTTCTCGGTCGTCGTGCCGTTCCTGCTGCTCGCCGCCACCCTCGCCTTCGCCTTCGGCGACAGGATGCAGGCCTGGGCGCAGCGCCGCCGCGCCGGCAAGCCGGAGGGCTGGGCCGGCACGGTGCTGGTGTCGATCTATGGCGGCTATTTCAACGGCGGCCTCGGCATCGTGCTGCTGGCGCTGTTCTCGCTGTGGGGCATGCGCGACCTCAACGTCATGAACGGGCTGAAGAACGGCCTGTCCTTCATCCTGTCGGCGATCTCGGTTGCCACCTTCGCCGTGGCGGGCATCGTCGTCTGGCCGCAGGCGGCGCTGATGATGGCGGCGGCGACCGTCGGCGGCTATGCCGGCGCGCCGCTCGCGCGCAGGCTGCCGCGCAAGGTGGTGCGCGGCGTCGTCATCGCCGTCGGTCTTGCCATGAGCGCGGTCTTCTTCGCTAGGCTGTTCGCCTAG
- a CDS encoding BA14K family protein, with amino-acid sequence MAAPVLLQQGPAVKSDVLQVQDRRPRGDDRRDRFDRRDDRRDRSDRRDDRRDRFERRGNQAYYNGHRGYRDRRAGYRQHNGWWFPPAAFIAGAIIGGGMANQQPQRLSRAHVQWCQDRWRSYRVSDNSYQPLNGPRRACVSPYS; translated from the coding sequence ATGGCCGCTCCCGTGCTGTTGCAGCAAGGCCCGGCGGTCAAGTCCGACGTGCTTCAGGTCCAGGACCGGCGGCCGCGCGGCGATGATCGGCGTGACCGCTTCGATCGCCGCGACGACCGGCGTGACCGCTCCGACCGCCGTGACGACCGTCGTGACCGCTTCGAGCGTCGCGGAAACCAGGCCTATTACAACGGCCATCGCGGCTATCGTGATCGTCGCGCGGGCTATCGCCAGCACAATGGCTGGTGGTTCCCGCCGGCCGCCTTCATCGCCGGCGCCATCATCGGCGGCGGAATGGCCAACCAGCAGCCACAGAGGCTGAGCCGCGCGCATGTGCAGTGGTGCCAGGACCGCTGGCGGTCGTACCGCGTTTCCGACAATTCCTATCAGCCGCTCAACGGCCCCCGTCGGGCTTGCGTTTCGCCCTATAGCTGA
- a CDS encoding glycoside hydrolase family 15 protein: MNSTLLPSLDLGVIGNAAAAALVDRNASIVWMCAPRMDGDPVFCRLLDGLPEGREEEGCWSIAMDDVVECRQSYLRNTAVLETVQADGDGNRLKITDFAPRFKARGRIFRPLTVVRIVEPLAGSPQIRVRLRPRHGYGAHAPETTRGTNHIRFVLGDQVLRLTTDAPVEFVERGTAFLVDRPYAFILGADERPEQAPLPAAKAFLDDTVAYWQEWVRYLSVPVDFQDVVIRAAITLKLCSHEETGGIVAALTTSIPEYGESGRTWDYRFCWLRDSYFTVKALNLLGATKTMEDYLGYVSNVAASSPDGYLQPLFGLGLERRLDEAVIGSLPGYRGHGPVRSGNAAYTQVQNDGYGSVILSVIQHFFDERLPTAGDEGLFRRLEPLGEQAVRRWNEPDAGIWEFRTRNGVHTHSAMMCWAACDRLAKIAGKLGLSARAAYWREEAERIRDGALERAWNGELRSFTSTFGGSDLDASLLLMPEIGIVPANDPRFLSTLARCEEHLRFGNHLYRYRAPDDFGEPETAFTACTFWLIDALVRVGRHDDALDVFTDVLGHRNHLGLLSEGMHLDSGELWGNFPQTYSMVGLINAAMSLSRKWSDVL, from the coding sequence ATGAATTCTACCCTTCTTCCCTCACTCGATCTCGGCGTCATCGGCAACGCGGCCGCGGCGGCGCTGGTCGACCGCAACGCCTCGATCGTCTGGATGTGCGCGCCGCGCATGGACGGCGACCCGGTGTTCTGCCGGCTGCTCGACGGTCTGCCCGAAGGACGGGAGGAGGAAGGCTGCTGGTCGATCGCCATGGACGACGTCGTCGAATGCCGGCAGTCCTATCTGCGCAACACGGCGGTCCTGGAGACGGTGCAGGCCGACGGCGACGGCAACCGGCTCAAAATCACGGATTTCGCGCCGCGCTTCAAGGCGCGGGGGCGTATCTTCCGGCCGCTCACCGTCGTGCGCATCGTCGAGCCGCTGGCGGGCTCGCCGCAGATCCGCGTCCGGCTGCGGCCCCGGCACGGCTACGGCGCCCATGCGCCGGAGACGACGCGCGGAACCAACCACATCCGCTTCGTCCTCGGCGACCAGGTGCTGCGGCTGACCACCGATGCGCCGGTCGAGTTCGTCGAGCGCGGCACGGCGTTCCTCGTCGACCGGCCCTATGCCTTCATCCTCGGCGCCGACGAGCGGCCGGAGCAGGCGCCGCTGCCGGCGGCGAAAGCCTTCCTCGACGACACCGTCGCCTATTGGCAGGAATGGGTGCGCTATCTTTCGGTGCCGGTCGATTTCCAGGACGTGGTGATCCGCGCCGCGATCACGCTCAAGCTGTGCTCGCACGAGGAAACCGGCGGCATCGTCGCGGCGCTGACGACGTCGATCCCCGAATATGGCGAGAGCGGCCGCACCTGGGACTACCGCTTCTGCTGGCTGCGCGACTCCTATTTCACCGTCAAGGCGCTCAACCTCCTCGGCGCGACCAAGACGATGGAGGATTATCTCGGCTACGTCTCCAACGTGGCGGCGAGCTCCCCCGACGGTTATCTCCAGCCGCTGTTCGGCCTCGGCCTCGAGCGCCGGCTGGACGAGGCCGTCATCGGCTCGCTGCCGGGCTATCGCGGCCACGGTCCGGTCCGCAGCGGCAACGCCGCCTACACCCAGGTGCAGAACGACGGCTACGGCTCGGTGATCCTGTCGGTCATCCAGCATTTCTTCGACGAGCGGCTGCCGACGGCCGGCGACGAGGGGCTGTTTCGCCGGCTGGAGCCGCTGGGCGAGCAGGCGGTGCGCCGCTGGAACGAGCCGGACGCCGGCATCTGGGAGTTCCGCACCCGCAACGGCGTCCACACCCATTCGGCGATGATGTGCTGGGCGGCCTGCGACCGCCTTGCCAAGATCGCCGGCAAGCTCGGCCTGTCCGCCCGCGCCGCGTACTGGCGCGAGGAGGCCGAGCGCATCCGCGACGGCGCGCTGGAGCGGGCGTGGAACGGCGAGCTGCGGAGCTTCACCTCGACCTTCGGCGGCTCCGATCTCGATGCGAGCCTGCTGCTCATGCCCGAGATCGGCATCGTGCCGGCGAACGATCCGCGCTTCCTGTCGACGCTCGCCCGCTGCGAGGAGCATCTGCGGTTCGGCAACCACCTTTACCGCTATCGCGCGCCGGACGATTTCGGCGAGCCGGAGACCGCGTTCACCGCCTGCACCTTCTGGCTGATCGACGCGCTCGTGCGCGTCGGCCGTCACGACGACGCGCTCGACGTCTTCACCGACGTCCTCGGGCACAGGAACCATCTCGGCCTGCTTTCGGAGGGCATGCACCTCGACAGCGGCGAATTGTGGGGCAACTTCCCGCAGACCTATTCGATGGTCGGCCTGATCAACGCCGCGATGTCGCTTTCGCGCAAGTGGTCGGACGTCCTCTAG
- a CDS encoding GGDEF domain-containing protein yields the protein MLDHTSLLLAVVLLGVCLAVVLFAGWLITRTEPFLFLWSAGLLVLVMGLGLFMLYINGPMPLLAFPAFSLLLTGFSIIEGAGRQFRTGKPPTRRILTLSILSVAAIAPFFLTGIDGFGTSLVNALAGAILVSAGIGYWKARSEAPTLIAILAGLYVVVGLSFLLCAVVILVESPIYRVRTANNWAENLNALAAIIGLAGIGAISLALNQSRLVRSLSVASVTDPLTGLYNRRALFDRYEAALLPVGTAVAIFDLDHFKSINDRYGHAVGDEVLKRFAGLLARITGDDGFAARTGGEEFVVVFGNAAAVPAQITVVRIRDEFSKAVLDAGQAQLRCTVSAGLSFASASRRDLSSVLHEADMALYTAKKGGRNRVCVNGKLLAA from the coding sequence GTGCTTGACCATACGTCGCTTCTCCTGGCCGTCGTGCTGCTGGGCGTATGCCTCGCCGTCGTGCTTTTCGCGGGCTGGCTCATCACCCGCACCGAACCGTTCCTGTTCCTCTGGTCGGCCGGGCTCCTGGTTCTGGTCATGGGGCTGGGGCTGTTCATGCTCTACATCAACGGTCCCATGCCGCTTCTGGCGTTCCCCGCGTTTTCGCTGCTCCTGACGGGGTTCAGCATCATCGAGGGAGCGGGGCGGCAGTTCCGCACCGGAAAGCCGCCGACCCGGCGGATCCTCACCCTGTCGATCCTGTCCGTCGCCGCCATCGCGCCATTCTTCCTCACCGGCATCGACGGCTTCGGCACGAGCCTGGTCAACGCGCTCGCCGGCGCCATCCTCGTGTCGGCCGGCATCGGCTACTGGAAGGCACGATCCGAGGCGCCGACGCTTATAGCCATCCTCGCCGGCCTCTATGTCGTGGTCGGGCTGTCGTTCCTGCTCTGCGCCGTCGTCATCCTCGTCGAATCGCCCATCTACCGCGTCAGGACAGCCAACAACTGGGCCGAGAACCTGAACGCCCTGGCCGCCATCATCGGCCTGGCCGGCATCGGCGCCATCTCGCTGGCGCTGAACCAGTCGCGGCTGGTGAGGAGCCTGAGCGTGGCCTCGGTCACCGACCCGCTGACGGGCCTCTACAATCGCCGCGCGCTTTTCGACCGGTACGAGGCCGCGCTCCTTCCGGTCGGGACAGCGGTCGCCATCTTCGATCTGGACCACTTCAAGTCGATCAACGATCGGTACGGACACGCCGTGGGAGACGAGGTGTTGAAGCGCTTCGCCGGATTGCTCGCCCGGATCACCGGAGATGACGGCTTCGCGGCGCGCACCGGCGGCGAGGAGTTTGTCGTCGTCTTCGGCAATGCCGCGGCGGTTCCCGCCCAGATCACGGTCGTCAGGATCCGCGACGAATTCTCGAAGGCCGTTCTCGATGCGGGGCAGGCCCAACTGAGATGCACGGTAAGCGCAGGCCTGTCCTTCGCGTCCGCCTCCAGACGCGATCTTTCTTCCGTGCTGCACGAAGCGGACATGGCCCTGTACACCGCCAAGAAAGGCGGCCGGAACCGGGTGTGCGTCAACGGGAAGCTGCTGGCTGCCTGA
- a CDS encoding protein kinase: MQEAYRRVEPNALACAAAVNLARELAAKNVSPEAAMAVKFTMLSDMVEGMAHLHRKTGLAHLDFKTLNCFVGEGGVCKIADFGNSIETQKFDIAAEKLAGALMYVAPEAIDFHTAALRLRVERLLYDVSALSSKAIDRDVAMARDAMHDVLAQRLGLRRDIDGAALDAWALGSTMFTTVFGRDIGQCDPQATGPAGERVNAGLKKLGAAQNGRVIDTGVSDSGPQGNVGRIAQGAFAGSSGNALVDDLINGLMHPNPKQRLTLDQARNHRLFRETADIGNTDCRLLMTALASETPDPAQLRSLSRKLG, translated from the coding sequence ATGCAGGAAGCCTACCGACGGGTCGAGCCCAACGCTCTCGCATGCGCTGCGGCAGTCAACCTCGCCAGGGAGCTGGCCGCAAAGAACGTCTCGCCCGAGGCGGCGATGGCCGTGAAGTTCACGATGCTGAGCGACATGGTCGAAGGGATGGCGCATCTGCACCGGAAGACGGGGCTGGCCCATCTCGATTTCAAGACGCTCAACTGCTTCGTCGGGGAGGGCGGGGTCTGCAAGATCGCGGATTTCGGGAATTCGATCGAGACGCAGAAGTTCGATATTGCCGCAGAGAAGCTGGCGGGCGCGCTGATGTATGTCGCGCCGGAGGCGATCGACTTCCATACCGCCGCCTTGAGGCTGAGGGTGGAGCGGCTTCTCTATGATGTTTCGGCCCTGTCTTCCAAGGCCATCGACCGCGACGTCGCCATGGCAAGAGATGCGATGCACGACGTGCTTGCCCAGAGGCTGGGCCTGCGGCGCGACATCGACGGCGCGGCGCTCGACGCCTGGGCGCTGGGGTCGACCATGTTCACGACCGTGTTCGGCCGTGATATCGGCCAGTGCGACCCGCAAGCGACCGGCCCCGCAGGGGAACGGGTGAACGCCGGACTGAAAAAACTCGGCGCCGCGCAGAACGGACGCGTCATCGACACCGGCGTCAGCGACTCCGGGCCTCAGGGCAATGTCGGACGCATCGCGCAGGGCGCCTTTGCCGGGTCGAGCGGCAACGCCCTGGTCGACGACCTGATAAACGGGCTTATGCATCCGAACCCGAAGCAGCGGCTTACCCTGGACCAGGCGCGCAATCACCGCCTGTTTCGCGAGACGGCGGACATCGGCAATACCGACTGCCGGCTGTTGATGACGGCGCTCGCATCCGAGACGCCCGATCCTGCGCAGCTTCGGTCGCTGTCCCGCAAGCTCGGATAA
- a CDS encoding CRISPR-associated endonuclease Cas1: protein MHRDRPGRPSLALDLMEELRPALADRLALSLINRRQLRASDFRTQESGAVLLCDDARKTVLTAWQERKREERRHAFLDEKPSKPGTDGRRSCSSPVRETRRLPPAMWHGD, encoded by the coding sequence CTGCATCGCGACCGACCGGGTCGGCCAAGCCTAGCGCTCGACCTGATGGAGGAACTGCGTCCTGCGCTCGCCGACAGGCTGGCGCTTTCGCTCATCAACAGGCGCCAGCTTCGCGCCAGCGATTTCCGGACCCAGGAAAGCGGCGCAGTGCTGCTTTGCGACGACGCGCGCAAGACGGTGCTCACCGCATGGCAGGAGCGTAAGAGGGAAGAACGCAGGCATGCCTTTCTGGACGAGAAGCCGAGCAAGCCGGGCACGGACGGACGGCGGTCGTGTTCTTCTCCCGTTCGGGAAACACGGCGCTTGCCGCCCGCCATGTGGCACGGCGACTGA
- a CDS encoding flavodoxin family protein codes for MFFSRSGNTALAARHVARRLNARLITLEAEDYRLGLWGWIKAMRDARGEGAITPQTVDLDAFDTLYLGSPVWLYSPAPPIWSFVAHNRFDGKRVVLFNTFNSQFKPEFIAEFEARVMENGARSFEHLSVQRGRMTQQLTPQEMLRAIDAEWF; via the coding sequence GTGTTCTTCTCCCGTTCGGGAAACACGGCGCTTGCCGCCCGCCATGTGGCACGGCGACTGAACGCCCGGCTGATCACGCTCGAAGCCGAGGATTACCGGCTCGGCCTTTGGGGCTGGATCAAAGCCATGCGCGACGCGCGCGGTGAAGGGGCGATCACGCCGCAGACCGTCGACCTCGACGCCTTCGACACCCTCTATCTAGGCTCCCCGGTATGGCTTTACAGTCCCGCGCCGCCGATCTGGAGCTTCGTCGCGCACAACCGTTTCGACGGTAAGCGCGTGGTGCTGTTCAACACCTTCAACAGCCAGTTCAAACCCGAATTCATCGCCGAATTCGAGGCGCGGGTGATGGAGAACGGCGCGCGCTCCTTCGAGCACCTTTCCGTCCAGCGCGGGCGCATGACCCAGCAACTGACACCGCAGGAGATGCTGCGCGCCATCGACGCCGAATGGTTTTAA
- a CDS encoding tyrosine-type recombinase/integrase yields the protein MRAIYSWEGGQPTTVAALKLMALLALRPGEVRGARWDEIDFEKRTWTVPLGRMKMRRVHATPLPDQAIAILKELQPLAVRGEGSLIGDSGWTGKFQRSLRENLPAPS from the coding sequence ATGCGCGCCATCTATTCATGGGAAGGCGGTCAGCCGACCACAGTCGCGGCGCTGAAGCTGATGGCCCTTCTTGCCCTTCGGCCCGGCGAAGTCCGGGGGGCGCGTTGGGACGAGATCGATTTCGAGAAGCGAACGTGGACCGTTCCGTTAGGCCGCATGAAAATGCGGCGTGTGCATGCCACGCCTCTGCCTGATCAGGCGATTGCGATCCTCAAGGAGTTGCAGCCGCTGGCGGTTCGTGGCGAGGGTTCGCTCATTGGCGATTCGGGTTGGACTGGCAAGTTTCAGCGGTCGCTCCGGGAGAATCTCCCTGCACCTAGTTAA
- a CDS encoding 2,3-bisphosphoglycerate-dependent phosphoglycerate mutase yields the protein MSGTLVLVRHGQSEWNLKNLFTGWRDPGLTEKGHEEAKEAGRKLAARGLTFDIAYTSALGRAQVTCRHILEAVGQPGLETVENLALNERDYGDLSGLNKDDARARWGEEQVHVWRRSYDVPPPGGESLRDTGARVWPYYMHVIQPHVLRGQTVLVAAHGNSLRALIMALDGLSGEEVIKVELGTGVPIVYRLNADSTVASKEILEG from the coding sequence ATGTCCGGAACGCTGGTCCTCGTCCGCCACGGCCAGAGCGAGTGGAACCTGAAGAACCTGTTCACCGGCTGGCGCGACCCCGGCCTGACGGAAAAGGGCCACGAGGAGGCGAAGGAAGCGGGCCGCAAGCTCGCCGCGCGCGGCCTCACCTTCGACATCGCCTACACCTCGGCGCTCGGCCGGGCGCAGGTCACCTGCCGCCACATCCTCGAGGCGGTGGGCCAGCCCGGCCTCGAGACGGTAGAGAACCTTGCCCTGAACGAGCGCGACTACGGCGACCTTTCCGGCCTCAACAAGGACGACGCGCGCGCCAGGTGGGGCGAGGAGCAGGTCCATGTCTGGCGCCGCTCCTACGACGTGCCGCCGCCCGGCGGCGAAAGCCTGCGCGACACCGGCGCGCGCGTCTGGCCCTATTACATGCACGTCATCCAGCCGCATGTGCTGCGTGGACAAACGGTGCTGGTCGCCGCCCACGGCAATTCGCTGCGCGCCCTGATCATGGCGCTGGACGGCCTTTCCGGCGAGGAGGTCATCAAGGTCGAGCTCGGCACCGGCGTCCCGATCGTCTATCGCCTGAATGCCGATTCCACCGTCGCCTCCAAGGAGATCCTCGAAGGCTGA